Genomic segment of Panthera leo isolate Ple1 chromosome B2, P.leo_Ple1_pat1.1, whole genome shotgun sequence:
aactgactgagccacccaggcgcccctagttttgttgtttctttgcagtgcagaagttgtTTATATTAacaaggtcccaatagttcacttttgcttttacttcccttgccttcagagacgtgttgagcaagaaattgctgcggctgaggtcaaagaggtggttgcctgttttcttctcttgggttttgatggtttcctgtctcacatttaggtctttcatccattttgagtttatttttgtgtgcgaTGTAAGACATGGTGGAAAGTGGACATTGTAGACAATATACTGTAGCAACTCTGGGTAATGGGATGCCCCAACCCTCCTCTAGGCTTgttatttgcttgtttacttGTTTAGTGACTGGCTGGATTACTTTGGTAAACTATATTCTCCCCTGCACCCCAATATCCCACAGTGTGAAGCTTCTGATATTGTTTGTCAGGGAGGTGCAGCTTAGGGTATGCCCACAGTCACTCTAGGATGACAATGGTTTTGGAAGTgctgtctttcctctttctccagcCATGCCTTAGTTGTTAAAATTCACTAATCTCTGTCTGATTGCTCTATTGTTTTCAATAATGCCCTAGGGCATAAATTGCTCTACAGACTAATCCAATAAAATTTGGGCTCCTCTGAAGGAATAGTTTCAGAAGTCAGTgtttgagggtgtgtgtgtgtggggggggggggagtggaaaaAGAAGCTGGTGTTTGATATTTTTTCTGACCCTAGGAGGGTTTCtcttagttctttctttctttttttttttctaattgggttgcttgttttattttttaaagtttattcatttattttgagagcgagagagagcctgctctctctctctgtctctctctctctcacacacacacacacacacacacacacacacacacgcatgcttGCAcggtgaagggggaggggcagagagagtcctaagcaggctccagctgtcagcacagagcccggagcccaatgcagggcttatctcatgaactgagataatgacctgagctgaaatcaaacatcggacgtttaaccaactgagccacccaggtgtcccctcctaGTTATTTCTTCTTCTGGTTCTCTCCTGAAAACTAGCTGGCCTAAAGTTTAGCCTCTATCTTCATTGGAGCTACACATCTCCTATCAATTGCCTTTTGCCACAaccttcactgtttttttttttttaattgtttttttgtttttttaatgtttacttttgagagagagagagagagagagagcagggagtggcagagagagagggagacacagaatccaaagcagtctccaggctctgagctgtcagcacagagcccgacgcagggctcgaacccacagactgtgagatcatgacctgagccgaagtcggacgcttaaccgactgagccacccaggtgcccccaaccttCACTGTTTTAAAGAATGTCTTTAGGTTTGAACTTCTCTATGCTCTATTGGAAATGAATCCAGTTCCTTTGGGAAGAGATTGTGAACAATCTGTTTTATGGCTTACTTCTCTCCTGTCCCAGCCAAAATCTCTGAGCCACGGCTTTGGAACCGTGAGTGAGGACAATTATATGCTTCTGTCTTAGGGACACTCCTGCATTAGGAACTGAATGCTCTGTTGGGGCGTGGGGGGAAGAGAGCTGGATAAAcaacatgtatacacatacagtgggatattactcagccttaaaaaggaagaaaattttgatccatgctacaacatggatgaaccttgaggatggtatactaagtgaaattaaccactcaaaaaaaagacaaaggcttttttattccatttacacGAGATAGCTAGAGTAGtcaattcatagagacagaaaacagaatgttggttgccagggggtgaggggagaggccGAGGAGCTGTTGTTTAATGGTTATAGAGTTTCCcttttgcaagataaaaagagtGCTGGAGATctgttgtacaacaatgtgaatgtacttaacattATTAAACTcggcacttaaaaatggttatgatgggaggtgcctgggtggctcagttggtttaacatttgactcttgatttcagctcaggtcatgatctcacagttcatgagttcaagccccacatcagtctctgtgctgatggtgtggaccctgcttgggattctctttttctctccctctctatctgcctgcccaccccccccccccacttgtgtgcgtgcACTTCTTTCTctatcaagataaataaataaacatttcaaaaatgtttttttacttttgagagagagagagagagagagcttgagtgggggaggagagaggagaacagaggacccgaagtgggctctgaccgacagcagtgagcctgatgtgggtctcgaacccatgaaccatgggatgaTGACcgaagctgaagttggatgctcaactgattgagccacccaggaacctctaaataaataaacttttagcaAATGGTTatgatggcaaattttatgttatgtgtatttcactataacttaaaatttttaaattatttaaatttttaaaaatgaaagtgaaataatctttttcagacataaaaaaagCTGAAAGGATTAATCATCAGCAGACCtgcactacaagaaatgttaaaggaagtcctTCTGGCAGAAGAAAAATGGTACCCAGTAGAAATCTGGATCTATACAAAGGAACAAATAACCCTGGAAATGGTAACAACAtaggcaaatataaaaataaaaaagatatttttcttgttttttaaggctctttgaaagataatttaagGAAAGATAATAACAATATATGAGGAGGTTTATAAAAGTCAAATGTATGGTAACAATAGCACAAATAGGAGACGAAAATTGGAAGTATACTGTTATaagagtcttggggcacctgggtggctcagtcggttaagcggccgacttcggctcaggtcatgatcttacggtctgtgagttcaagctctgcgtcgggctctgtgctgacagctcagagcctggagcctgtttcagattctgtgtctccctctctctgaccctcccccattcatgctctgtctgcctctgtctcaaaaataaataaaggttaaaaaaaaaaaattaaaaaaaaaaaaagtcttatactACATGTGAAGTAGCATAATATCACCTGAAGGGAGTTGTGCTAAGTTAAAGCTGTATACCATAAACTCTAAAACAGCCACTAAAatacacaacaaagaattacataTCTATAATAAGTTGGCAAAGGAGACAAAATGAAACCATAGAAATATCAAATTAATCCaaaaggaggttaaaaaaaaaaaaagaggaaaaagaaaagagaaaaggtgtgacgaatagaaaacaaataacaagatggctactaaatgtaaatgatctaaataCTCCAACAAAAAAGCAGAAGTTGTTAGATTGGataaaaaaggaagacacaggaacacctggctggttcagtcactagaacatgcaactcttgattgcagggccgtgagttcaagccttatgttgagggtagagtttacttaaaaaaattaaaaaaaaattttttttggtgggggccacctgggtggctcagtcgattaagcagctgacttcagctcaggtcatgatctcacggtttgtgagttcaagccccgcgttgggctctgtgctgacaactcagggcctgagacctgcttcagattctgtgtttccctctctctctctgcctgctccctgctcacattctgtctctctctcaaaaataaataaatattttaaaaaatttaaaaaaatgtttatttatttttgagagagagtgtgagcaggggaggagcagagagagagggagacacagaatctaaagcaggttccaggccctgagctgtcagcacagagcccgacacaggcctcaaactcacaaaccgtgagatcgtgacctgagctgaagtcagacactcaaccgactgagccaccaggcgccccccaaaaatttttttttaaaaaaggaagacccAACTAGTTACTGCCTATAATAAACATACTTCATACATAAAGACATAAattgactaaaaataaaaagatgggaaaagatataccatgtcaatacaaattaaaagaatattagaGTGGCTGCATTAAtatcaaataaagaaaacttcagggCAAAGAGTAATCTCAGGGATAAAGAaagtcatttcataatgataaaagggtcaattcgtCAGAAGGATATAACAATTCTAAACATTTATGTACCCGCTAATAGAATTTCAagatacatgaagcaaaaactgatagaattataaagagaaatagacaaatccacaattataatcAGAGATTTCAATGCATCGctttcagtaattgatagaacaagtagacagaaaattagaaaatatattaaaagatttgAATAATACCATCAACCAACTTGATCTACTTGACGTTTGGAGAACAGTGcacccaacaatagcagaataaaTATTCTTTCCAAAAGCACATGGAACATATATCAAGATATAACATATTCTGGACCATAAAactattttcaataaatttaaaatgattcatataataaatttatgttctcTGATTATACTGAAATAAGTTAGAAATTAATAACGGAAAGCTTTCTGGAAAATCTCCAAGTATTGAAACAAAGTAGCACATTTATAAATAACCCATagatcaaagaaaaaatcaaaaggataTTAGAGAGTGTTTTTAACTGactaaaaatgaaacacaacatatcaaaatttgtatgAAGCCATTCAAGTAGCACTTAGGGGAAACTTTATAGTACTAAGTGactatattagaaaataagtaaagttggggcacctgggtagctcagtcggttgagtgtccgacttgattttggctcaggtcatgatctcatggtttgcgggatttagccctgtgtcaggttctgtgcagacaatgcagggcttgcttgagattctttctcctctctcccggcccctccagtgcatgtgcacacacacacacacacacacacacacacacacacacacacactttctctctctcaaaataaataagtaaactttaaatcttaaaaaaaaaaaaaaaaagaaaacaatatggtCTTCAATCAATGACCTCAGCTTCTACCTTAAGAAGATATAgtaagaagaacaaattaaactcaaagtagaagaaagaaaataataaagatcagagtggaaatcaatgggacataagaaaggaaaaagaagagataaaatcaatgaaaccaaaagctgattttattaaaaacttaaaaatgtctaGTCAGGctgatcagaaaaagaaaaagagagaaaacacagattaacaatatcaggaatgagaTCAATGACCTCACTACACATTCTAAAGATGTTACAAGGATAATAAGGGGATATTGTGAATAGCTTTATAGTAATAAACTTTACAGTTTAGATAAAACAGacaaatttcttaaaagacacaaactactaaggcttactcaagaagaaatagataacctcAGTAGTcctatatctgtttttttttgtttgtttgtttgtttttcttttagttgaaTTCGTAGTTTAatacttcccacaaagaaaatttcaggtCCTGGgtaacctgggtggttcagttggttaagcatctgacttcagctcaggtcatgatctcacagttcatgagtttgagccctgcatcaggtgagctcgagccccactttggttgaaccctgctttgggtgagccctgcttctctctctctctttctctctctctttctctctgcccctcatgggattttatctctttccctctcttgctgccccttgctcatttgcaccctctctctaaaagaaagaaggaaagaaagaaagaaagaaagaaaaagaaaattctaggtcCAGATAAGTTCATTGCTGAAtcccaccaaacatttaaggaagaaataaataccGTGTACATAAACTCTTaaggaaaattgaaaaggaagaaatacttcTTTCTATGAAGCAAGTATTACTCTACTATCAAAACCTGAtgaagacattataagaaaactacagacaaaCATCTCCTATGAACATAgattcaaaaattctaaacaaaattgaACAAATCTAATCCCACAGTATATAAAAAAGATGATACAGCATGACCAAGTagagtttattccaggaatatCATGTTTGGcttaatgtttgaaaatatatgaaagtaatttaccatattaacaatctaaaaaataaagaccatatgATCATGTCATGTAGAAAGAAACATTTGGCAACATGAAGCATTTGTTACcgattttaaaaaaacctaagctggggtgcctgggtggctcagtcggttaagcggccgacttcggctcaggtcatgatctcgcggtctgtgagttcgagccccacatcggactctgtgctgacagctcagagcctggagcctgtttcagattctgtgtccccctctctctgaccctcccccgttcatgctctgtctctctctgtctcaaaaataaataaacattaaaaaaaaaattaaaaaaataaaaaaataaaaaataaataaaaaaacctaagCAAACctggaatagaagggaacttcctcaacgtGATATAGGATATCTATGAAGAATCTACAACTAACACCATTATTAACAGAGAAAGACTGAGTGCTTtccctctaaaatcaggaacaagacaataaTGTcctttctcagggtgcctggctggctcagttggtggaacatgcaactcttgatctcagggttgtgggttcaagcctcatgtctggtgtagagattacttaaaaaataaaatcttaaagaaaataatgtcccttctctgcttctaCTCAACATTGCCCTGGAAGTGCTAGCCAGCCCTGTAAGGCAAGAAGAGGGAGaagtaggggcgtctgggtggctcagtcggttaagcgtccgacttcagctcaggtcacgatctcacggtccgcgggttcgagccccgcgttgggctctgggctgatggctcagagcctggagtctgcttctgattctgtgtctccctctctctctgaccctcccccgttcatgctctgtctctctctgtctcaaaaataaataaacgttaaaaaaaatttaaaaaagaagagggagaagtaaaactgtcattatttgcaaaccatatgaTCGAGTATACAGAAGATCCACAAAAACATTACTTTGCCTAATACGTGAGTTTAACAGtgttgcaggataaaaaaaatcaacaggcaaaaaaattatttttatatcctaACAATGAACAAccagaaatgaaatttaagaaataataccatTTACAACACCATAAAAGATACACAATTCTTAGAGATAAATCTGATGAAAGATGTGAAAGACTCATGCATTGAAACCACAAagcattgctgagagaaattaaagaaaagtgaatGAAGAGAGATATTGTTCTCAGGGGTTAGAAGACTCAAAattattaagatgtcagttctccccaattTGATgtatagatttaatgtaatcccaatcaaatcCCCagcaggcattttttaaaataaaaattttaggctGATTCTAAgttcatggaaatgcaaaggacctagaatggccaaaacaattttgtaaaataatacagATGGAGGAATGCGACTTAAAGACTTATAaaactgaggcgcctgggtggctcagtcggttgagcgccgacttcggctcaggtcacgatctcgcggtccgtgagttcgagccccgcatcgggcccctgtgctgacagctcagagcccggagcctgtttcagattctgtgtctccctctctctgaccctcccccattcatgctctgtctctctctgtctcaaaaataaataaacgttaaaaaaaaaaaaaaaaaaaaaaaaaaagacttataaaaCTGCCATAATCAAGGCATGATGAcattggcataaagatagacaaatagatgaatggaataaaataggGTCCAgaaataggtgtgtgtgtatatataaagtcAATTCAGTAGAGAAAGGATAACCTATTCAACAATTAATATTAGAACAATTAGACATCCAGGAGCAAAAAAGGGAACTTTGATCTATATCTCTTgccatatatataaaaaatatatctcaaaagagattataggggcgcctggctggctcagttggtagagtctGCAGATCTCAGGGTTATAATTTTGAGTCCtgcgttgagtgtagagattgcttaaaaataaaatctttaaaagagagagagagagattatatatCTAAGTGTGAAAGCTAAAatttctagaggaaaacataaaacCATTATGATCCTGAGGTAAGCAAAGATTTCCTATATATGATAACCAAAAATGTGAGCCATGAAGgaacaaattgataaattggacttctttgaaattaaaaatctctgctctttagggcacctgggtggctcagtcagttgagcatcagaatcttggttttggctcaggtcatgatcccagggttgtgggatcaagccccgccctgggctccatgctgagtgtagagcctgcttgagattctctctctctctctctctctctctctctctctctctccctccctctttctttctctctctccctctgcacccgcCCATatttgtgcttgctctctctctctctctaaaattcaattcaattcaattcagttaaaaaattgaaaatctctgCTCTTTAAAAGACACTaagtgaatgaaaagacaaggcacaaactggagaaaaatgataaaggacttgtatccagaaaatataaagaacttccaaaactgagtaataaaaaaacaaaacaaaacaaaacaaaaacccctctgtaataaaaaaaacacacaacctcatttttttttttaagtaggctctatgtcCAACacgagacttgaactcatgaccttgagatcaagagttacatgctcagggtgtctgggtggctcagttggttaagcatctaaatcctgatttcagctcaggtcatgatctcacagtttgtgagttcaagcccctcatcaggctccactaTGACTgtgtggattctgcttgggattctctctctctttctttctatctctctctctaccctgcccatgctcacacactctctctcaaaacaagaaaaaaaattgcatgctctagcaactgagccagccaggtgctcaataacctcaatttttttttaaagttttttttaatgtttgtttatttttgagagacaaagagacagagtgagagtgggggaggggcagagagggagggagacagaatctgaagcaggctccaggctctgggctgtctgcccagagcccgacatggggctcgaacccacaaactgtgagatcatgacctgagctgaagtcagatgcttaaacgactgagccacccaggtgccccagtaacctCAATTTTTAACATAGACGAAAGATTTGAGTAGACACCGTACCAAAAAAGATACAAGGAtgctaaataaacacataaaaagatgttcaacatcatttgtcatgaGAGAAATGCAAGCAAAAACCACGATGAGAACCACTCTATACCCATTAGaaaggctaaaatgaaaaatttattgtTTGTGTTAAGTGCTTGCAAGCATGTGGAGGGACTAGAATTCTCATACCCtgctagtgggaatataaaatgggacAACCACTCTGGGAAAACATCTGCTAGTTTCTTAAGaagttaaaattgtatttatccaTGACAAATGAAATCATAGGTCTATACAAAGTCTTATCCCCAAATGTTTATAGTGTTCCTATTTGTAATTGCCCCAAACTGCAAATCACTAGATGTCCTTCAAAGggcaaatggattaaaaaactgtggtatattcatgcCATGGCATACTACTCAGTGATAAAGAATGAACTTTCAACACACATaatgtggatgaatcttaaagaatgaactcttgatacgcataacaacatggatgaattaggctgagtgaaagaagcaagacaaaaaaaaaaaaaaacggtgcatactgtatgattctatatatgtaaaattctagaaaatgcaaacctaATAGATAATGATGGCAAATCCGTGCCTTGTGATGGTAGGGGTGctgcaggaaggggagggagcaggggttaagaggaaacttttggggtTGATATGTTTAGGAATTCAGTTGTGATGATGTCACTGGGATATACttatgtcaaaacttatcaaattatatactttatgactttttttttaacgtttatttatttttgagacagagagagacagagcatgaatgggggagggtcagagagagagagagacacagaatctgaaacaggctccaggctctgagccatcagcacagagcctgaggcggggcttgaactcacgaaccgcgagatcatgacctgagccgaagtcggacacttaaccgactgagccacccaggcgcccctcaaattatGTACTTTAAACATGTGCAgttattatatgtcaattatacctcaagaaaGCTATTAAGCTTATTAAGCCATAAGCAGTGGTTTTGTTTCTCTCACTAAACTGCAAAATCCTCAGGGTCAGGCCTTGTATCTTGTACTTTTTTTGTATCCTTCTACTAAGTCCAGCATAGTGATGGACACAGAAAAGTTTAGCAAATACCTTTTGGCTAACCGAGTGCATTTTGCACTCTTTGACAAATCTCGGGGAGGGGGGTACTcaagacagaaaatggaaaacggttttctctacttttattcttttatttatctggaaTATAGCACAGAGGACAGAGGGGGAAAGACCATGGCACAAAGCTACCCCAAGACACCACCAGTCTCCCTTACACTACAGCTACCTGAGGTATAAATACAGATATGCCCGTGTCCCAGGGTTGAATTAGAGAGCTGTGGGTCGAAGACTGATGAAGGTATATAACAAGGTGAAAGGATTGCCAGACTGCAACTCAGCTTCATTTCATTCCCTTACCCTCTTTATTTTGACCTCTAAGGTGGCACTGACCAGAAGACGAAGGAGGAACCCAAGAAGTGCTTGGCAAGTAACAATGGCCTTTCACTAACCGCCCTTATGGACTGAGCAGGTGGTCCCCATTGGGATTATAATTACATTTCTCTCCACTTCTCCCAAAAAGATGGCAGTAGGGCCTCTATTCTGAACAGATCAGCAAAAGTGAAAGAGATGGAACTAGAATGACCATCAGTGGAGAGAAGGGCAAACATCATCCATGATAGTGTCGGGTAAAGTTGATGATCTTTGATTTCCGTCGTAGGAACTCTCCATTGCCTGTTGAAATACGTCTGTTGTAGGAAATTATATTCCCTGGGCTTTTACTTTTATAGATTGTGTGGGCATAGGAGATGACATAGAATATCCAGAAGCAGTGCATGAAAATACGGGACATCAGGCCAAACCAGCGCACGACTCTGACCTCTTCAATGACAGAGTCATTGTTGGTAAAGATTTGTACTATAATGTTTACAGCTTCATAGAAAAGGATCCAGATGATGTAGGTCACCAAGCCCCTGTGTATTTGAGCATATACTGAGTACAGGAGGAAGCAGCTGATGATGAGGGtaatgaaagacaggaagaagacCATATTGAAAGCCCAGCAGATGATGAACTGGCTTATCAGGACACTTGCACTCTTGTTCTGTAGGTGGCTATCAGTGCAATTGTTGTTCCTTATGTATCTGTGTTCGAAGATGAGGTACATGTTGGTGGCCACGATGGTAAAGACCCCTGATAACACGGTGCCCATTTTGGCAGTCATCCCAAACCAGTGCTGCTGTCTCATGCTGAGACTTCCTGTGATGACGAACAAGATACAGGAGAATTCTGGTTCCTGCCAATGTGATAAATGATCACAgtttctgcctcctgccccaaATGCACCCTGGAAAAACAATAGAGAGAAATATGGAAACAAGGAAACAACAGCTTTGGAAAGACGGAAGGCTTTAAAATTGCTTGtgaatgacatatctgataaaggctcAGTGCCCAGAATCTGTAAAGAAATTATCAAGCTcagcaccccaaaaatgaataatccagttgagaaatgggcagaagataggagtagacattttcccaaa
This window contains:
- the LOC122219851 gene encoding transmembrane protein 217-like — translated: MRQQHWFGMTAKMGTVLSGVFTIVATNMYLIFEHRYIRNNNCTDSHLQNKSASVLISQFIICWAFNMVFFLSFITLIISCFLLYSVYAQIHRGLVTYIIWILFYEAVNIIVQIFTNNDSVIEEVRVVRWFGLMSRIFMHCFWIFYVISYAHTIYKSKSPGNIISYNRRISTGNGEFLRRKSKIINFTRHYHG